One genomic segment of Flavobacteriaceae bacterium includes these proteins:
- the rplL gene encoding 50S ribosomal protein L7/L12 translates to MADLKNFAEQLVNLTVKEVTELADILKSKYGIEPAAAAVAVAGPAGTAADGGGAEEQTEFDVILKAAGGSKLAVVKLVKELTGLGLKEAKGIVDSAPAPIKEGVSKDEGEGLKVSLEEAGAEVELK, encoded by the coding sequence ATGGCAGATTTAAAAAATTTCGCGGAGCAATTAGTCAACTTAACGGTAAAAGAAGTTACGGAATTAGCTGATATTTTAAAAAGCAAATATGGTATTGAGCCAGCAGCAGCAGCAGTGGCGGTAGCAGGACCTGCAGGCACCGCTGCTGACGGAGGCGGTGCAGAAGAGCAAACTGAATTTGATGTAATTCTTAAAGCAGCAGGTGGTTCCAAACTCGCTGTAGTAAAATTAGTTAAAGAATTAACCGGTTTGGGATTAAAAGAAGCTAAAGGTATTGTGGACAGTGCACCGGCCCCAATCAAAGAAGGTGTTTCCAAAGACGAGGGCGAAGGTCTTAAAGTTTCGTTAGAAGAAGCTGGAGCTGAAGTTGAGCTAAAGTAA
- the rpoC gene encoding DNA-directed RNA polymerase subunit beta', protein MARNNDKYTVKKFNKISIGLASPESILEASKGEVLKPETINYRTHKPERDGLFCERIFGPVKDYECACGKYKRIRYKGIVCDRCGVEVTEKKVRRDRVGHINLIVPVAHIWYFRSLPNKMGYLLGLPSKKLDMIIYYERYVVIQPGVATNAEGEPLQKMDFLTEEEYLDIQDALPQENSYLDDSDPDKFIAKMGAECLIELLARIDLDALSFELRHKANTETSKQRKTEALKRLNVVEAFRDANKNKENKPEWMIMKVIPVIPPELRPLVPLDGGRFATSDLNDLYRRVIIRNNRLKRLVEIKAPEVILRNEKRMLQESVDSLFDNTRKSSAVKTESNRPLKSLSDSLKGKQGRFRQNLLGKRVDYSARSVIVVGPELKLFECGLPKDMAAELYKPFVVRKLIERGIVKTVKSAKKIIDRKEPVVWDILENVIKGHPVLLNRAPTLHRLGIQAFQPKLIEGKAIQLHPLVCTAFNADFDGDQMAVHLPLGPEAILEAQLLMLASHNILNPANGAPITVPSQDMVLGLYYMTKERRSTKEVPVKGEGLVFYSPEEVNIAFNEGKVDLNAIIKVRTKDLNEAGESVSKIIETTVGRVLFNEFVPEAAGYINEVLTKKSLRGIIGKILKATDIPETGRFLDEIKNMGYQFAFQGGLSFSLGDIIIPEEKYDMIAEANKEVDGIVVNYNMGMLTQKERYNQVIDVWGSTNNRLTELSMKRLREDQQGFNSVYMMLDSGARGSKEQIRQLTGMRGLMAKPKKSTAGGGEIIENPILSNFKEGLSILEYFISTHGARKGLADTALKTADAGYLTRRLVDVSQDVIINEDDCGTLRGLEITPLKKNDEIIELLSDRIEGRVSLQTVYHPETGEVLLEANQGIIPILADMVQASGIDKIQVRSPLTCESERGICAKCYGQSLSTRKKVQIGEAVGVIAAQSIGEPGTQLTLRTFHVGGVAGNISEDNKLLASFDGNVSIEDLRTVVGKDSEGNYIDIVISRTAEIKVTDKKTGITLNSNIIPYGSTIFKKDRKTIKKGDVICQWDPFNGVVVSEFSGKVKFDNLEQGINYQVEIDEQTGFQEKVIIDSKNKKIIPSLIVQDKDGNALRSYSLPLGAHLIVDDGAKVESGRVLVKIPRKSGKAGDITGGLPRVTELFEARNPSNPSVVSEVDGVVSFGKIKRGNREIIVETKTGDVKKYLIKLSNQILVQENDFIKAGMPLSDGAITPADILRIQGPSAVQEYLVNEIQDVYRLQGVKINDKHFEVVVRQMMRKVKVIDSGDTLFLENQLVHKTDFIKENDAIYGMKVIEDSGDSDNLRTGQIISARQLRDGNSLLRRNDKNVVVARDAKPATAEQILQGITRASLQTKSFISAASFQETTKVLNEAAVNGKVDTLEGLKENVIVGKKIPAGTGMRTYDHLIVGPKEEIKRRL, encoded by the coding sequence ATGGCAAGAAACAACGACAAGTACACTGTAAAAAAATTTAACAAAATCTCTATTGGTTTAGCATCTCCGGAGTCTATTTTAGAAGCTTCAAAAGGAGAAGTCTTAAAACCGGAAACCATCAATTATCGTACACATAAACCTGAAAGAGACGGTTTATTTTGCGAGCGTATTTTTGGCCCTGTAAAAGATTATGAATGTGCATGTGGCAAATACAAAAGAATCCGTTACAAAGGAATTGTTTGTGATCGTTGTGGTGTGGAAGTCACCGAGAAAAAAGTAAGAAGAGACAGGGTAGGGCACATCAACCTGATAGTTCCCGTAGCACATATTTGGTATTTTAGATCATTGCCAAATAAGATGGGATATTTGCTTGGGCTACCATCTAAAAAATTGGATATGATCATTTATTACGAGCGATACGTAGTAATTCAACCGGGTGTTGCAACAAATGCCGAAGGAGAGCCATTACAAAAAATGGACTTTTTAACAGAGGAAGAATACTTGGATATTCAAGATGCACTACCACAGGAAAATTCGTATTTGGATGATTCCGATCCGGATAAGTTTATAGCTAAAATGGGGGCCGAATGTCTGATTGAATTATTAGCTCGTATTGATTTGGATGCTTTGTCATTTGAACTAAGACATAAAGCAAATACGGAAACTTCTAAGCAACGCAAAACAGAAGCTTTAAAAAGACTGAACGTAGTTGAGGCTTTCAGAGATGCAAATAAGAATAAGGAGAATAAACCGGAATGGATGATTATGAAGGTAATCCCGGTAATTCCACCTGAATTACGCCCACTGGTTCCGTTAGACGGAGGTCGTTTTGCTACTTCTGATTTAAATGATTTATACCGCAGGGTAATTATCAGAAACAATCGTTTAAAAAGATTAGTAGAGATTAAAGCTCCGGAAGTTATTCTGCGTAATGAGAAACGTATGTTGCAAGAATCCGTAGATTCTTTGTTTGATAACACTCGTAAATCATCTGCAGTAAAAACAGAATCCAACAGGCCGTTAAAATCACTGTCAGATTCACTAAAAGGGAAGCAAGGACGTTTTCGCCAGAATTTACTAGGAAAACGTGTTGATTATTCAGCACGTTCTGTAATTGTGGTTGGGCCGGAATTGAAACTATTTGAATGTGGATTGCCTAAAGATATGGCAGCTGAACTGTACAAACCTTTTGTGGTCCGTAAGCTGATTGAAAGAGGGATTGTAAAAACAGTAAAATCTGCTAAAAAAATCATAGATAGAAAAGAGCCTGTTGTTTGGGATATATTAGAAAATGTAATTAAGGGACATCCGGTATTATTAAATCGTGCTCCTACATTACACCGTTTAGGTATCCAGGCATTTCAACCAAAACTAATCGAAGGAAAAGCGATACAATTACACCCGTTAGTATGTACGGCTTTTAATGCTGATTTTGACGGAGATCAAATGGCAGTGCATTTGCCATTAGGCCCGGAAGCCATTTTGGAGGCACAACTACTAATGTTAGCTTCGCACAATATACTGAATCCTGCAAATGGTGCTCCGATTACGGTACCCTCTCAGGATATGGTTTTAGGTTTATACTATATGACCAAAGAACGCAGGTCAACTAAAGAGGTACCTGTAAAAGGAGAAGGATTGGTATTCTATTCTCCCGAAGAGGTGAACATTGCTTTTAACGAGGGTAAAGTTGATTTGAATGCAATCATAAAAGTAAGAACAAAAGACCTGAATGAGGCGGGAGAATCTGTAAGTAAAATCATTGAAACCACTGTCGGCAGGGTTTTATTTAATGAATTTGTGCCTGAAGCAGCAGGATATATTAATGAAGTGCTGACTAAAAAATCTTTGAGAGGAATCATCGGCAAAATATTAAAAGCTACGGATATTCCTGAAACAGGAAGGTTTTTAGATGAAATCAAAAATATGGGCTACCAGTTTGCGTTTCAAGGAGGGTTGTCATTTAGTCTGGGAGATATTATCATCCCGGAAGAGAAATATGATATGATTGCCGAAGCAAATAAAGAAGTAGACGGAATAGTGGTGAACTATAATATGGGTATGCTGACACAAAAAGAGCGCTATAATCAGGTGATTGATGTTTGGGGGTCTACCAATAACAGGCTGACTGAATTATCTATGAAGCGTTTGCGCGAAGATCAGCAAGGTTTTAACTCCGTATATATGATGTTAGATTCGGGAGCTCGGGGTTCTAAAGAGCAAATCCGTCAATTGACAGGAATGCGTGGATTGATGGCAAAACCTAAAAAATCAACTGCTGGCGGTGGTGAGATTATTGAAAACCCTATTCTTTCTAATTTTAAAGAGGGACTCTCAATTCTGGAGTATTTTATTTCTACACACGGTGCTCGTAAAGGTCTTGCCGATACAGCTCTAAAAACGGCTGACGCAGGTTATTTGACCCGTCGTTTGGTAGATGTATCTCAAGACGTCATCATCAATGAAGATGATTGTGGTACGCTAAGGGGGTTGGAGATTACACCATTAAAGAAAAACGATGAAATTATTGAACTTTTAAGTGACAGGATCGAAGGACGTGTGTCTTTACAAACAGTGTATCACCCGGAAACAGGTGAAGTATTGTTAGAGGCAAATCAAGGAATTATTCCTATTTTGGCAGATATGGTTCAGGCATCCGGAATTGATAAAATTCAAGTGAGATCGCCATTAACCTGTGAGTCCGAAAGAGGAATTTGTGCAAAGTGTTATGGCCAGAGTTTATCTACCCGTAAGAAAGTACAAATTGGAGAGGCTGTTGGAGTAATTGCCGCACAATCTATCGGAGAACCCGGAACACAGTTAACGTTGAGAACATTCCACGTGGGTGGAGTAGCAGGAAATATTTCCGAAGATAATAAATTGCTTGCAAGCTTTGACGGTAATGTATCCATTGAAGATTTAAGAACTGTTGTAGGAAAAGATAGCGAAGGAAATTACATAGATATTGTCATCTCCCGAACTGCAGAAATTAAAGTTACCGATAAGAAAACAGGAATTACATTAAACTCTAATATTATTCCTTATGGGTCTACTATTTTTAAGAAAGATAGAAAAACCATTAAGAAAGGAGATGTCATATGTCAATGGGATCCGTTTAATGGTGTTGTTGTTTCCGAGTTTTCCGGGAAAGTGAAGTTTGATAATTTAGAACAGGGAATCAACTACCAGGTAGAAATCGACGAGCAGACCGGTTTCCAGGAAAAAGTAATTATTGATTCTAAGAATAAAAAAATCATTCCTTCTTTAATCGTTCAAGATAAAGACGGTAATGCACTACGTTCATATAGTTTACCTTTAGGAGCACACCTGATCGTAGATGACGGAGCTAAAGTAGAAAGTGGAAGAGTTTTGGTGAAAATTCCGAGAAAATCAGGTAAGGCAGGTGATATTACAGGAGGTTTACCACGGGTAACAGAGTTGTTTGAAGCTCGTAATCCGTCAAACCCTTCAGTAGTTTCCGAAGTTGATGGTGTGGTGTCTTTTGGCAAAATAAAAAGAGGAAACAGGGAAATTATTGTAGAGACAAAAACAGGAGATGTTAAAAAGTATTTAATCAAACTTTCTAACCAAATTTTGGTACAGGAGAATGATTTTATAAAAGCGGGAATGCCGCTATCTGACGGGGCTATTACTCCGGCAGATATCTTAAGAATTCAAGGGCCTTCGGCAGTACAGGAATACTTGGTAAATGAAATTCAGGATGTATATCGTTTGCAAGGTGTAAAAATTAACGATAAACATTTTGAGGTTGTAGTTCGTCAAATGATGCGTAAAGTGAAAGTTATTGACTCCGGAGATACTTTATTCCTGGAAAATCAATTGGTTCATAAGACGGACTTCATTAAGGAAAATGATGCCATTTATGGAATGAAAGTGATTGAAGACTCAGGAGATTCGGATAATTTACGTACAGGTCAGATTATTTCTGCGCGTCAGTTGAGAGATGGAAATTCATTATTGCGTAGAAATGATAAAAATGTAGTAGTTGCCAGAGATGCAAAACCTGCAACAGCAGAACAGATACTTCAAGGTATTACAAGAGCATCTCTACAAACAAAATCATTTATCTCTGCGGCATCTTTCCAGGAAACTACCAAAGTACTAAATGAAGCTGCTGTTAATGGTAAAGTAGATACATTGGAAGGATTAAAAGAAAATGTGATCGTCGGTAAAAAAATACCGGCAGGAACAGGGATGAGAACTTATGACCATTTAATTGTTGGCCCAAAAGAAGAAATTAAAAGACGTTTATAA
- a CDS encoding 50S ribosomal protein L1, which translates to MTRLTKKQKEAHAKLDSSKSHSVDAASALIKKITNVKFDASVDIAIRLGVDPRKANQMVRGVVTLPHGTGKDVKVLALVTPDKEAEAQEAGADYVGLDEYLQKIKGGWTDVDVIITMPGVMGKLGPLGRILGPRGLMPNPKTGTVTMDIKKAVKDVKAGKIDFKVDKTGIVHAAIGKVSFDANMIAENANELIQTIIKLKPTAAKGIYIKSAFMSSTMSPSVEVDVKSV; encoded by the coding sequence ATGACAAGGTTAACAAAAAAGCAAAAAGAAGCACATGCAAAATTAGATAGTTCCAAATCTCATAGTGTTGATGCAGCTTCTGCCCTAATCAAAAAAATTACTAATGTAAAGTTTGATGCATCTGTAGACATAGCTATCCGCTTAGGAGTAGATCCACGCAAAGCTAATCAAATGGTTAGAGGTGTGGTAACACTTCCGCACGGAACAGGTAAAGATGTAAAAGTACTTGCATTGGTAACACCCGACAAAGAAGCAGAAGCACAAGAAGCAGGAGCTGACTATGTAGGTTTAGATGAATACCTCCAAAAAATTAAAGGAGGATGGACAGATGTGGACGTAATTATTACAATGCCTGGTGTTATGGGTAAATTAGGCCCTTTAGGAAGAATTTTAGGCCCCAGAGGGTTAATGCCTAATCCCAAAACAGGTACGGTAACTATGGACATAAAAAAAGCCGTAAAGGATGTAAAAGCGGGCAAAATTGACTTTAAAGTTGATAAAACCGGAATTGTACATGCTGCAATAGGAAAAGTATCTTTTGATGCTAATATGATTGCAGAAAATGCAAATGAATTAATTCAAACCATCATCAAATTAAAACCAACAGCAGCAAAAGGGATATATATAAAAAGTGCTTTTATGTCTAGTACCATGAGCCCTAGTGTAGAAGTTGATGTAAAATCTGTTTAA
- the rpoB gene encoding DNA-directed RNA polymerase subunit beta: MTTKNTIERINFASSQLETEYPDFLDIQVKSFQDFFQLQTKAEERGEEGLYKTFMDNFPITDTRNNFVLEFLDYFVDPPRYSIQECIERGLTYSVPLKARLKLYCTDPEHEDFETIVQDVYLGTIPYMTNAGTFIINGAERVVVSQLHRSPGVFFGQSFHANGTKLYSARVIPFKGSWIEFATDINSVMYAYIDRKKKLPVTTLFRAIGFERDKDILEIFDLAEEIKVSKAGLKKVLGRKLAARVLKTWFEDFVDEDTGEVVSIERNEIIFDRDTIIEKEHIDEIIGSGTKTVLLHKEDNQQADYAIIHNTLQKDPTNSEKEAVEHIYRQLRNAEPPDEETARGIIDKLFFSEQRYNLGEVGRFRMNTKLGLDVDIDQKVLTKLGIITIIKYLIELINSKAEVDDIDHLSNRRVRTVGEQLAGQFGVGLARMARTIRERMNVRDNEVFTPIDLINAKTLSSVINSFFGTNQLSQFMDQTNPLAEITHKRRLSALGPGGLSRERAGFEVRDVHYTHYGRLCPIETPEGPNIGLISSLSVFAKVNNLGFIETPYRRVTGGSVDIKQGAVYLSAEEEEGKKIAQSNLALDKEGKFISDRVIAREEGDFPVVTPDVIDYMDVAPNQIASISASLIPFLEHDDANRALMGSNMMRQAVPLLRPESPIVGTGLERRVAKDSRILINAEGSGVVEYVDANKVIIKYDRTDEEKLVSFETDEKSYDLIKFRKTNQGTCINLKPIVSKGDRVEQRQVLCEGYATQKGELALGRNMKVAFMPWKGYNFEDAIVISEKVVREDIFTSIHIDEYSLDVRDTKLGTEELTNDIPNVSEEATKDLDENGMIRIGAEVNPGDILIGKITPKGESDPTPEEKLLRAIFGDKAGDVKDASLKASPSLRGVVIDKKLFKRAIKDKMKRARDKEAIATLEASFVSRFNDLKTRLTDKLFTLVSGKTSQGVYNDLGEEVLPKGKKYTLKMLNSVEDYIHLTSGTWTTDKDVNKLVSELIHNYKIKVNDLQGVLRREKFTISVGDELPAGILKLAKVYIAKKRKLKVGDKMAGRHGNKGIIARIVRAEDMPFLEDGSPVDIVLNPLGVPSRMNIGQIYETVLGWAGQKLDRKYATPIFDGASLDEINKYTDEAEVPRFGHTYLYDGGTGKRFDQPATVGVIYMIKLGHMIEDKMHARSIGPYSLITQQPLGGKAQFGGQRFGEMEVWALEAYGASSILREILTVKSDDVMGRAKTYESIVKGDTMPEPGLPESFNVLMHELKGLGLNVSLEE; this comes from the coding sequence TTGACAACGAAAAACACTATTGAAAGAATCAATTTCGCATCTTCACAGCTTGAAACTGAATACCCTGATTTTTTAGATATTCAGGTAAAATCTTTTCAAGATTTTTTTCAACTCCAAACGAAAGCCGAAGAGCGAGGTGAAGAAGGATTATATAAAACCTTCATGGATAATTTTCCTATTACCGATACACGCAATAATTTTGTATTGGAATTTTTAGATTATTTTGTAGATCCGCCAAGATATAGCATTCAAGAATGTATAGAAAGAGGATTAACATATAGTGTGCCTTTAAAAGCACGTTTAAAATTGTATTGTACAGATCCGGAGCACGAAGATTTTGAAACTATTGTACAAGATGTGTATCTGGGCACAATACCATATATGACAAATGCGGGTACATTTATTATTAATGGTGCAGAGAGAGTTGTAGTATCTCAATTACATCGATCGCCGGGGGTATTCTTCGGACAATCGTTTCATGCAAACGGTACAAAATTATATTCTGCAAGAGTCATTCCTTTTAAAGGTTCCTGGATAGAGTTTGCCACAGATATCAATAGTGTGATGTATGCGTATATCGATAGAAAGAAAAAACTACCGGTAACAACACTGTTTAGAGCTATTGGTTTTGAAAGAGATAAAGACATTCTGGAGATTTTTGATTTAGCGGAAGAAATAAAGGTTTCTAAAGCGGGGCTAAAAAAGGTATTAGGCCGTAAGTTAGCTGCCAGAGTCTTAAAAACCTGGTTTGAAGACTTTGTAGACGAAGATACGGGAGAGGTAGTATCTATTGAAAGAAATGAAATTATTTTTGATCGTGATACCATTATTGAAAAAGAACATATTGATGAAATAATCGGATCGGGAACTAAAACAGTACTGTTACATAAAGAAGATAATCAGCAAGCAGATTATGCTATCATCCATAACACATTACAAAAAGATCCTACAAATTCCGAAAAAGAAGCTGTAGAACATATTTACAGACAATTACGTAATGCCGAACCGCCGGACGAAGAAACGGCAAGAGGGATTATTGACAAATTATTTTTCTCTGAGCAGCGATATAATTTAGGGGAAGTAGGGCGTTTTAGAATGAATACGAAGCTTGGACTGGACGTAGACATAGATCAGAAAGTACTGACAAAATTAGGTATCATAACAATTATCAAATATCTCATTGAATTAATTAATTCCAAAGCAGAGGTAGACGATATAGATCATTTATCTAACCGTCGTGTCAGAACTGTGGGTGAGCAATTGGCCGGTCAATTCGGAGTAGGACTGGCACGTATGGCAAGAACTATTCGTGAGCGTATGAATGTTCGTGATAATGAGGTGTTTACACCCATTGATTTGATCAATGCAAAGACACTATCTTCAGTCATTAATTCTTTCTTCGGTACCAATCAGCTATCTCAATTTATGGACCAAACCAATCCGCTGGCAGAGATTACCCATAAGCGAAGGTTATCTGCATTAGGTCCCGGAGGTTTGTCAAGAGAAAGAGCAGGTTTTGAAGTTCGTGATGTACATTACACACACTATGGACGTTTATGCCCGATAGAAACTCCCGAAGGACCAAATATCGGACTGATTTCTTCTCTTTCCGTATTTGCAAAAGTGAATAACTTAGGATTTATTGAAACACCGTATCGTAGGGTAACCGGTGGTAGTGTAGATATAAAACAAGGCGCAGTATATTTAAGTGCCGAAGAAGAGGAAGGAAAAAAGATAGCACAGTCTAATCTGGCACTAGACAAGGAAGGAAAATTTATAAGTGATAGAGTAATCGCCCGCGAAGAAGGTGATTTTCCTGTGGTAACTCCTGATGTTATTGATTATATGGACGTTGCTCCAAATCAAATTGCTTCTATTTCCGCATCTTTAATTCCTTTCTTGGAACACGACGATGCAAACCGTGCATTGATGGGGTCTAATATGATGCGCCAGGCAGTACCGCTGCTAAGACCGGAGTCTCCGATTGTAGGAACAGGACTCGAAAGAAGAGTAGCAAAAGACTCCAGGATATTGATTAATGCCGAGGGAAGCGGAGTGGTAGAATATGTAGATGCAAATAAAGTTATCATTAAATACGATAGGACTGACGAGGAGAAGCTTGTAAGTTTTGAAACCGATGAAAAATCATACGATTTAATTAAGTTCAGAAAAACAAATCAGGGAACTTGTATTAATCTAAAACCTATTGTCAGTAAAGGAGATAGAGTAGAACAAAGGCAGGTTTTATGCGAAGGCTATGCTACACAGAAAGGGGAGTTAGCTTTAGGAAGAAATATGAAAGTAGCTTTTATGCCTTGGAAAGGATACAACTTTGAAGATGCCATTGTAATTTCCGAAAAAGTAGTTCGCGAAGATATTTTTACTTCTATTCATATAGACGAATATTCTTTGGATGTACGTGATACCAAACTAGGTACTGAAGAATTAACCAATGACATCCCTAATGTTTCGGAAGAAGCTACAAAAGATTTGGATGAAAACGGAATGATTCGTATTGGAGCCGAAGTAAATCCCGGTGATATCTTAATTGGTAAGATCACTCCAAAAGGAGAATCCGATCCAACGCCGGAAGAAAAATTATTACGCGCCATTTTTGGAGATAAAGCAGGAGATGTAAAAGATGCATCATTAAAAGCTTCACCGTCTTTAAGAGGAGTAGTTATAGATAAAAAACTATTTAAAAGAGCTATTAAAGATAAGATGAAGAGGGCCAGAGATAAAGAAGCAATAGCTACTCTGGAAGCTTCGTTCGTCTCTAGGTTTAACGATCTTAAAACGAGATTGACAGATAAGTTATTTACCTTGGTAAGTGGTAAAACCTCTCAGGGAGTATATAATGATTTAGGGGAAGAGGTGTTACCCAAAGGGAAAAAGTATACACTAAAGATGTTAAACTCGGTAGAAGATTATATACATTTAACAAGTGGTACGTGGACTACTGATAAGGATGTTAATAAACTGGTCAGTGAGTTAATTCACAATTATAAAATTAAAGTGAATGATTTACAAGGTGTTTTACGTCGTGAGAAATTTACTATTTCCGTAGGAGATGAATTACCGGCAGGAATATTAAAATTGGCTAAAGTATATATTGCTAAGAAGCGTAAATTAAAAGTAGGCGATAAAATGGCGGGCCGTCACGGAAATAAAGGTATTATAGCTCGTATTGTAAGAGCGGAAGACATGCCTTTCCTGGAAGACGGGTCGCCGGTTGATATTGTATTAAACCCTTTAGGGGTACCTTCTCGTATGAATATTGGCCAAATTTATGAAACTGTTCTCGGTTGGGCAGGTCAGAAATTAGATAGAAAATATGCAACGCCCATTTTTGATGGAGCATCGTTAGATGAAATCAATAAATACACAGATGAAGCAGAAGTACCGCGATTCGGACATACATATCTGTATGACGGAGGAACAGGAAAACGTTTTGATCAACCGGCAACCGTGGGTGTGATTTATATGATCAAACTAGGGCACATGATCGAAGATAAAATGCATGCACGTTCTATAGGGCCTTATTCGTTAATTACTCAACAACCACTGGGGGGTAAAGCACAATTTGGAGGGCAGCGTTTTGGTGAGATGGAAGTTTGGGCATTGGAAGCATACGGGGCATCCAGTATCTTACGTGAAATTTTAACAGTAAAATCCGATGATGTCATGGGTAGAGCTAAAACATACGAAAGTATTGTAAAGGGTGATACTATGCCAGAACCGGGATTACCGGAGTCATTTAACGTATTGATGCATGAACTGAAAGGTTTGGGGCTAAACGTGAGCTTAGAAGAATAA
- a CDS encoding DUF3467 domain-containing protein translates to MNENQSKEEQINIELDEGVAEGTYSNLAIINHSVSEFIVDFINIMPGVPKAKVKSRIILTPQHAKRLSKALADNVKKFEQTHGEIKDYEQPPMPFNFGPTGEA, encoded by the coding sequence ATGAATGAAAATCAATCTAAAGAAGAGCAGATTAATATTGAGTTAGATGAAGGTGTAGCAGAAGGAACCTACTCTAATTTGGCTATTATTAATCATTCCGTATCAGAATTTATAGTTGACTTTATTAATATTATGCCTGGCGTTCCGAAAGCAAAAGTGAAATCCAGGATTATTTTAACACCACAGCATGCCAAGAGATTGAGCAAAGCATTGGCTGATAATGTAAAGAAGTTTGAACAAACTCATGGAGAGATCAAAGATTATGAACAACCTCCAATGCCATTCAATTTTGGACCTACCGGTGAAGCATAA
- the rplK gene encoding 50S ribosomal protein L11, whose protein sequence is MAKEVSKIVKLQVRGGAANPSPPVGPALGAAGVNIMEFCKQFNARSQDKQGKVLPVVITVYKDKSFDFVIKTPPAAVQLMEAAKIKKASGEPNRKKIASITWDQIKVIAEDKMADLNAFEVSSAMKMIAGTARSMGLTVKGDAPV, encoded by the coding sequence ATGGCAAAAGAAGTTAGTAAAATAGTAAAATTACAAGTAAGAGGAGGTGCGGCAAATCCGTCACCGCCGGTTGGCCCTGCTTTAGGTGCTGCCGGTGTTAATATCATGGAGTTCTGTAAGCAATTTAATGCAAGATCTCAAGATAAACAAGGAAAAGTGCTGCCAGTGGTTATTACGGTTTATAAAGATAAATCTTTCGATTTTGTAATAAAAACACCTCCGGCAGCAGTGCAGTTGATGGAAGCAGCTAAAATTAAAAAAGCTTCGGGTGAACCCAACAGAAAAAAGATAGCATCGATTACCTGGGATCAGATTAAAGTAATTGCAGAAGATAAAATGGCAGATTTAAATGCTTTTGAAGTTTCTTCGGCAATGAAAATGATTGCCGGTACAGCACGTTCTATGGGATTAACAGTAAAAGGCGATGCCCCTGTATAA
- a CDS encoding 50S ribosomal protein L10 — translation MTREEKSQVVQDLTARLADTNTVYLTDISGLDALTTSNLRRACFKANVKLAVVKNTLLSKAMEASDKEFGALQDVLTGNTSLMIAEAGNAPAKLIKEFRKKSDKPLLKGAYVEQAVYIGDNQLDILTNIKSKEELIGDIITLLQSPAKNVISALQSGGGKLSGILKTLSEK, via the coding sequence ATGACTAGAGAAGAGAAATCACAGGTAGTACAAGATTTAACAGCACGATTAGCAGATACAAATACGGTTTATCTGACAGATATTTCCGGTTTGGATGCATTAACCACATCCAACCTGCGGAGAGCTTGTTTTAAAGCAAATGTAAAATTAGCTGTTGTAAAAAACACATTATTATCAAAAGCAATGGAAGCTTCTGATAAAGAATTTGGAGCGTTACAAGATGTTTTAACAGGAAATACTTCTTTAATGATTGCTGAAGCAGGAAATGCTCCTGCAAAATTAATTAAAGAGTTTAGAAAAAAATCAGATAAACCTCTGTTAAAAGGCGCTTATGTTGAACAAGCGGTTTATATTGGAGATAATCAATTAGATATTCTGACAAATATTAAATCTAAAGAAGAATTGATTGGAGATATTATCACCTTACTGCAATCACCGGCTAAAAATGTTATTTCGGCATTACAGTCGGGAGGAGGTAAGTTGTCAGGTATTTTAAAAACATTATCGGAAAAATAA